In Luteitalea sp. TBR-22, one genomic interval encodes:
- a CDS encoding helix-turn-helix domain-containing protein → MPAHAHHAIQIVIALDGTAAICGSDRQWHEAQGLVVRPDAEHSFDCNGALGVMLFVDPESTEGAWLSTSLRQDITIVAGTRLDAMVPELRTFAERPDEFPDVAALIRRCIHGLRPGLAPARRLDARVTTVIDVIRASDDLRMSLEQAADKACLSSTRFAHLFKEQVGLPFSRYMLWRKLTRAMVAVASERTIAAAAHAPDFADAAHLTRTFYQMVGMAPSVLMRGDFIEIPSPFATLSGDVARPVAPRSAG, encoded by the coding sequence GTGCCCGCGCACGCGCATCACGCGATCCAGATCGTGATCGCCCTCGACGGCACCGCGGCGATCTGCGGCAGCGACAGGCAGTGGCATGAGGCCCAGGGCCTCGTCGTTCGGCCCGACGCCGAACACTCCTTCGACTGCAACGGCGCCCTCGGGGTGATGCTGTTCGTGGATCCCGAGTCCACTGAAGGCGCCTGGTTGTCGACGTCGCTTCGCCAGGACATCACGATCGTCGCTGGCACCCGGCTGGACGCGATGGTGCCGGAGCTTCGTACGTTCGCAGAACGACCCGACGAGTTCCCCGACGTCGCGGCGCTCATCCGGCGGTGCATACACGGCTTGAGACCCGGACTGGCGCCGGCTCGCCGGCTGGATGCGCGCGTGACGACGGTGATCGACGTCATTCGGGCGTCCGACGACCTCAGGATGTCGCTCGAACAGGCGGCCGACAAGGCCTGCCTTTCGTCGACGCGTTTCGCGCACCTGTTCAAGGAGCAGGTCGGCCTCCCGTTCAGCCGGTACATGCTGTGGCGCAAGCTGACGCGAGCCATGGTCGCCGTCGCCTCCGAAAGGACGATTGCGGCGGCGGCACACGCCCCCGACTTCGCAGATGCTGCGCACCTGACGCGGACGTTCTACCAGATGGTCGGCATGGCGCCCTCGGTGTTGATGCGTGGCGACTTCATCGAGATCCCCTCACCGTTCGCCACGTTGTCGGGGGATGTCGCCCGGCCCGTGGCGCCGCGATCGGCCGGATAG
- a CDS encoding sensor histidine kinase KdpD, whose translation MLYEFLEDHHDAIVARARSRADASRSHAAPADPAPGVPAFLAQLSEMLRLPRADDDDTAAHAGLATAAAQHGRDLLGIGYTISDVVHDYGNVCQAITELADELDAPLTTAEFNTLNWCLDVSIATAVTEHVRVTDEERTADEFLRLGEFAHEMRNMLNTATLALAVVQRGTVGLNGSTGAVLSRSLAGLRDLIDSALADIRAAAGHPQPEVLLVSVALDEFGAAARLRAEEQGLHFTLDPVDGDLAVRVDPQLLASAVTNLLSNAFKYTQRGGHVVMRAHLRGGRVVIEVQDQCGGIVGSLGDVFQPFGQRRAADSSGLGLGLSIARKAVRVHGGDITVRNTPGVGCTFSIDLANAAMTTAAPGPAAGG comes from the coding sequence GTGCTCTACGAGTTCCTCGAGGACCACCACGACGCCATCGTCGCGCGCGCGAGGTCCAGGGCGGACGCGAGCCGATCGCACGCCGCCCCCGCCGATCCTGCCCCAGGCGTCCCGGCCTTCCTGGCGCAGCTGTCCGAGATGCTCCGGTTGCCGCGAGCCGATGACGATGACACCGCCGCGCACGCCGGACTGGCGACCGCCGCCGCGCAACACGGGCGCGACCTGCTCGGCATCGGCTACACCATCTCGGACGTGGTGCACGACTACGGCAACGTGTGCCAGGCCATCACCGAACTGGCCGACGAGCTCGACGCACCGCTGACGACCGCGGAGTTCAACACCCTCAACTGGTGCCTCGACGTCTCGATCGCCACGGCCGTCACCGAGCACGTGCGCGTCACCGACGAGGAGCGCACGGCCGACGAGTTCCTGCGCCTGGGCGAGTTCGCGCACGAGATGCGCAACATGCTCAACACCGCCACGCTCGCGCTCGCCGTCGTGCAGCGCGGGACGGTCGGGTTGAACGGCAGCACCGGCGCCGTGCTCAGTCGCAGTCTCGCCGGGCTGCGTGACCTGATCGACAGCGCCCTTGCCGACATCCGCGCCGCGGCCGGCCACCCGCAACCGGAGGTGTTGCTGGTGTCGGTGGCGCTCGACGAGTTCGGCGCAGCGGCTCGCCTGCGCGCCGAGGAACAGGGCCTGCACTTCACCCTGGACCCGGTGGACGGCGACCTCGCGGTCCGGGTCGATCCCCAGTTGCTCGCCTCCGCGGTGACCAACCTGCTGAGCAACGCCTTCAAGTACACGCAGCGCGGCGGGCACGTGGTGATGCGCGCGCATCTGCGCGGCGGACGGGTCGTGATCGAGGTGCAGGATCAGTGCGGCGGCATCGTCGGCAGCCTCGGCGACGTGTTCCAGCCCTTCGGGCAGCGCCGGGCCGCCGACAGTTCCGGGCTGGGATTGGGCCTCTCCATCGCCCGGAAGGCGGTCAGGGTCCACGGCGGCGACATCACCGTGCGCAACACACCCGGCGTCGGCTGCACGTTCTCGATCGACCTCGCCAACGCCGCCATGACCACGGCCGCGCCGGGACCGGCAGCCGGCGGTTGA
- a CDS encoding Crp/Fnr family transcriptional regulator has protein sequence MPTQERRSGRNHGATSAPKESGRVQVVPTIDWAGMEVARVEHPPGITLFAQGDPASSVMYVEQGTVRISVLSQAGKEAVIALLGAGYFFGEGCLAGQRLRMATAATISDCTITVVDRAEMARHLRDDPDFASRFLLHMLTRNIRIEADLVDQLFNSSEKRLARTLLLLARYGEPEATHRVLPKVSQETLAEMVGTTRSRVNFFMNKFRKLGFIEYNGVLKVNNSLLSVVLRD, from the coding sequence ATGCCGACGCAGGAACGCCGTTCAGGCCGCAATCACGGCGCGACGTCCGCCCCGAAGGAATCCGGGCGGGTGCAGGTCGTGCCGACCATCGACTGGGCCGGGATGGAGGTCGCCCGTGTCGAGCATCCGCCCGGGATCACGCTCTTCGCGCAGGGCGATCCGGCCAGTAGCGTGATGTACGTCGAACAGGGGACGGTCCGCATCTCGGTCCTGTCGCAGGCCGGCAAGGAAGCGGTCATCGCGCTCCTCGGCGCCGGCTACTTCTTCGGCGAAGGCTGCCTGGCCGGCCAGCGCCTGCGCATGGCGACCGCGGCGACCATCTCCGACTGCACCATCACGGTCGTCGATCGGGCCGAGATGGCTCGGCACTTGCGCGACGACCCGGATTTCGCCAGCCGCTTCCTCCTGCACATGCTGACACGCAACATCCGGATCGAGGCCGACCTCGTCGACCAGCTCTTCAACTCGAGCGAGAAGCGCCTGGCGCGCACACTGCTCCTGCTGGCGCGGTATGGCGAACCCGAAGCCACGCACCGGGTGCTGCCGAAGGTCTCACAGGAGACGTTGGCCGAGATGGTGGGCACGACGCGCTCGCGCGTGAACTTCTTCATGAACAAGTTCCGCAAGCTCGGGTTCATCGAATACAACGGCGTCCTGAAGGTCAACAACTCGCTGCTGAGCGTGGTGCTGCGCGACTAG
- a CDS encoding putative sensor domain DACNV-containing protein, producing MTNAELDATRRGIALEASRRRSVPTADTRAPDMTTVRAAREAPGNPTHAYPRDLARLVRVAWRQRRASGQAPPVPHLAALESLLSVCYQASLLREEGRGVTFRLVVGSAAQFPENAGPPDGLHRLVFARRRWLDAQELRRLAPAADAARALIGVRLSSKGVQVWGLLHAGVQWLADADQVGSLLLVSVASPGHLVVTLGGTTLAELGHGRLGTSEVDALESPVLLASFGGLAGALAAASPASASHDAGEFASGLAGHVLRRAVAIMREGRHGGTLVVIPAHRMAALTVDGSLRTKYRFAEDHGGRRALTIAAGIMRDIAARAGEPPCPAWRTFLAGRAGAFRDQDLALLELSQLVSGLSQVDGAVVLTDALDIVGFGAEIGGHLQSVQRVAHALDLAGTSRQWVRADRVGTRHRAAYRLCQAVHEALVLVVSQDGGLRLVRWQDEAVTYWAQVARRHWES from the coding sequence ATGACCAACGCCGAGCTCGACGCCACGCGACGGGGCATCGCGCTCGAAGCCAGCCGTCGACGGTCGGTGCCGACGGCCGATACCCGCGCGCCGGACATGACCACGGTCCGCGCAGCGCGCGAGGCGCCCGGCAACCCGACGCACGCCTATCCCCGTGACCTCGCGCGGTTGGTGCGCGTCGCCTGGCGCCAGCGCCGCGCCAGCGGCCAGGCCCCACCGGTGCCGCACCTGGCCGCGCTCGAGTCGTTGCTGTCGGTCTGTTACCAGGCGAGCCTGTTGCGCGAGGAAGGGCGTGGCGTCACCTTCCGCCTGGTCGTCGGCAGCGCCGCGCAGTTCCCCGAGAACGCCGGCCCACCCGACGGGCTGCACCGGCTGGTCTTCGCCCGCAGGCGCTGGCTCGACGCCCAGGAACTCCGCCGGCTCGCCCCGGCCGCCGACGCGGCACGGGCGCTCATCGGCGTCCGTCTGTCGAGCAAGGGCGTCCAGGTGTGGGGCCTGCTGCACGCCGGCGTGCAGTGGCTCGCCGACGCCGACCAGGTGGGTTCGCTGCTCCTCGTCTCGGTCGCCAGCCCGGGGCACCTCGTGGTCACGCTCGGCGGCACGACGCTGGCCGAGCTCGGGCACGGCCGGCTCGGCACCTCGGAGGTAGACGCCCTCGAGAGTCCCGTGCTCCTGGCGAGTTTCGGGGGGCTTGCCGGGGCACTCGCGGCGGCCAGTCCGGCCAGCGCCTCGCACGACGCCGGTGAGTTCGCATCCGGACTCGCCGGGCATGTGCTCCGCCGCGCCGTCGCCATCATGCGTGAGGGACGCCACGGTGGCACGCTCGTCGTCATCCCGGCGCATCGGATGGCCGCGCTGACCGTCGACGGCTCGCTGCGCACCAAGTACCGGTTCGCCGAGGATCACGGCGGGCGGCGGGCCCTGACGATCGCCGCCGGCATCATGCGCGACATCGCCGCAAGGGCCGGCGAGCCTCCGTGCCCGGCATGGCGCACCTTCCTGGCCGGCCGCGCCGGGGCCTTCCGCGATCAGGACCTCGCGCTGCTCGAGCTCTCGCAACTGGTCTCCGGACTCTCACAGGTGGACGGCGCGGTCGTGCTCACCGACGCCCTCGACATCGTCGGCTTCGGCGCCGAGATCGGCGGGCACCTGCAGTCGGTGCAGCGAGTCGCCCATGCGCTGGACCTGGCAGGCACCTCTCGCCAGTGGGTCCGCGCCGACCGCGTCGGCACGCGCCACCGGGCCGCCTATCGGCTCTGCCAGGCGGTTCACGAGGCCCTCGTGCTCGTCGTGTCCCAGGACGGCGGGCTGCGCCTCGTGCGATGGCAGGACGAGGCGGTGACGTACTGGGCGCAGGTCGCCCGCCGCCACTGGGAGAGCTAG
- a CDS encoding sugar phosphate isomerase/epimerase, with protein sequence MRLAKLFPVLALLVVAAPSLARAQGLSLRYGVATFGDVEPLRDATTLGACGYDYIEPGLAKTLALPEADRQEQLRKMAAARLRVETMNWFLPGADIKLTGPAVDQVKVRDFLERSLELAQRLGARVIVFGSPGARSFPEGFPREQAWDQLKTFLRTAAGIIESHNYGMVIGIEHLRKPESNIINTVAEAARLAREVNHPKVKIIVDFYHLTFENEDPDVILGARDLIVHLQIADPARRGFPMQDTGEPRYRRFFDNLAKIGYKGRLSIEANSSDVAGDCGPALKFLKEMAASAK encoded by the coding sequence ATGAGACTCGCGAAGCTGTTCCCGGTCCTTGCCCTGCTCGTCGTCGCGGCGCCTTCGCTCGCACGCGCCCAGGGCCTGTCGCTCCGGTACGGGGTGGCCACCTTCGGCGACGTCGAGCCGCTCCGCGACGCCACGACGCTCGGCGCGTGTGGCTACGACTACATCGAGCCGGGGCTGGCCAAGACGCTCGCGCTGCCCGAGGCCGACCGGCAGGAGCAGCTGCGCAAGATGGCGGCGGCCAGGCTCCGGGTCGAGACGATGAACTGGTTCCTGCCCGGCGCCGACATCAAGCTCACCGGGCCGGCCGTCGACCAGGTGAAGGTGAGGGACTTCCTCGAGCGCTCGCTCGAACTCGCGCAGCGGCTCGGCGCCCGGGTCATCGTGTTCGGGAGCCCCGGCGCGCGTTCGTTCCCCGAAGGATTCCCGCGCGAGCAGGCCTGGGATCAGCTGAAGACCTTCCTGCGCACCGCGGCCGGCATCATCGAGTCGCACAACTACGGGATGGTGATCGGCATCGAGCACCTCCGCAAGCCCGAGAGCAACATCATCAACACCGTTGCCGAGGCTGCCAGGCTGGCCCGCGAGGTGAATCACCCGAAGGTGAAGATCATCGTCGACTTCTATCACCTGACGTTCGAGAACGAGGATCCCGACGTCATCCTCGGGGCCAGGGACCTGATCGTCCATCTGCAGATCGCCGACCCCGCCAGGCGCGGGTTCCCGATGCAGGACACCGGTGAGCCGCGCTACCGCCGGTTTTTCGACAACCTGGCAAAGATCGGCTACAAGGGCCGCCTGAGCATCGAGGCGAACTCCTCCGACGTCGCCGGCGACTGCGGGCCCGCGCTCAAGTTCCTGAAGGAGATGGCCGCCTCCGCGAAGTAG
- a CDS encoding purine nucleoside permease: MVGRLVRILTVLLLVSAARPAVAQTVPIPVKVVVVAMFELGEDSGDRAGEFQHWVERRRLDRVLPFPQGYSDLRMNDEGVLGVVTGVGTVRAAATIMALGMDPRFDLSRAYWVIAGIAGIDAEDASLGSVAWAEWIVDGDLKHEIDAREIPSDWPTGMVPLRKSVPYESPRERGDTAQVFRLDAGLTEWAWQLTRDVPLTESPEMREERARYPEGVARRPPFVLKGDNLSSSTFWIGARLTDWANAWVRYHTDGQGNFVTSAMEDSGTLQSITWLARAGKADVRRVLVLRAGSDHDLPPPGRSAAEALARTKIGQYAAYGPAIENAYRVGAAVVDALLAGWSTYRDTPPAATRRP; the protein is encoded by the coding sequence GTGGTTGGTCGACTCGTCCGAATCCTGACGGTGCTCCTGCTGGTGAGCGCTGCCCGCCCCGCCGTGGCCCAGACCGTGCCGATCCCGGTGAAGGTGGTCGTGGTCGCGATGTTCGAGCTGGGTGAGGACAGCGGCGACCGGGCCGGGGAGTTCCAGCACTGGGTCGAGCGCCGGCGGCTCGATCGCGTGCTGCCGTTCCCGCAGGGCTACAGCGACCTGCGGATGAACGACGAGGGCGTGCTCGGCGTGGTCACCGGGGTCGGCACGGTGCGCGCCGCGGCCACCATCATGGCGCTCGGCATGGATCCGCGTTTCGATCTCTCGCGGGCGTACTGGGTGATCGCGGGGATCGCCGGCATCGACGCGGAGGACGCGTCGCTCGGCTCGGTCGCGTGGGCCGAGTGGATCGTCGACGGCGACCTGAAGCACGAGATCGATGCCCGCGAGATCCCGTCCGACTGGCCGACCGGCATGGTGCCCCTGCGCAAGTCGGTGCCGTACGAATCACCGCGGGAACGCGGCGACACCGCGCAGGTGTTCCGGCTGGACGCCGGCCTCACCGAATGGGCCTGGCAGCTCACGCGCGACGTGCCGCTCACCGAGTCGCCGGAGATGCGTGAGGAGCGCGCTCGTTACCCCGAGGGCGTCGCCAGGCGTCCGCCGTTCGTGCTGAAGGGCGACAACCTGTCGTCGAGCACGTTCTGGATCGGCGCCAGGCTCACCGACTGGGCCAACGCCTGGGTCCGGTACCACACCGACGGGCAGGGCAACTTCGTGACATCCGCCATGGAGGACAGTGGCACGTTGCAGTCGATCACCTGGCTGGCCAGGGCGGGCAAGGCCGACGTGCGTCGCGTCCTCGTGCTGCGTGCCGGCAGCGACCACGACCTGCCGCCGCCGGGCCGATCGGCGGCCGAGGCGCTCGCCCGCACGAAGATCGGCCAGTACGCGGCGTACGGTCCGGCGATCGAGAACGCGTACCGCGTCGGCGCGGCCGTCGTGGACGCCCTGCTCGCCGGGTGGTCCACCTACCGCGACACGCCGCCCGCCGCAACGCGTCGCCCGTAG
- a CDS encoding NAD-dependent epimerase/dehydratase family protein — translation MAAVATSRVSGSAAPMTVLVLGGTGFIGPHLVRMAVERGHRVSIFTRGRRQADLPAGVERLVGDRDGKLEALDGRKWDAVIDDSATNPDWVRQSTARLSTSGRYLFTSSTGVYYPYLRRGLVEADPVHTEAADPKDGSETFGTRKATCEAIVVKAFGDRGAIVRPTYIAGPGDPTDRFTYWPVRLAEGGDVLVPGAPTDPGQFIDVRDLAAFMLTLVESGASGIFNAIGPGAPMTMERFLREACAALDVSPHLTWFGDEAVLAARGIDGVVPWILARGKDLGHTTVATTRAFDAGLRHRPIGDTVRDTLAWFRGLPAERQANAKWAIPRDVERELLARR, via the coding sequence TTGGCTGCTGTCGCCACGTCGCGCGTCAGCGGCTCGGCCGCGCCCATGACGGTGCTCGTGCTCGGCGGCACCGGCTTCATCGGGCCGCACCTGGTGCGGATGGCCGTCGAGCGCGGGCATCGCGTGTCGATCTTCACGCGCGGGCGGCGACAGGCCGACCTGCCCGCTGGCGTCGAGCGCCTCGTCGGGGATCGCGACGGCAAGCTGGAGGCGCTCGACGGCCGGAAGTGGGATGCGGTCATCGACGACTCGGCGACCAATCCCGACTGGGTGCGCCAATCGACCGCGCGACTCTCCACGTCCGGTCGCTACCTGTTCACCTCGTCGACGGGCGTGTACTACCCGTACCTGCGTCGCGGGTTGGTCGAGGCCGACCCGGTGCACACGGAAGCGGCGGACCCGAAGGACGGCTCGGAGACATTCGGGACACGCAAGGCGACGTGCGAGGCGATCGTCGTGAAGGCCTTCGGCGACCGCGGCGCGATCGTGCGCCCGACCTACATCGCCGGGCCAGGCGATCCCACCGATCGCTTCACGTACTGGCCCGTGCGCCTTGCCGAGGGCGGCGACGTGCTCGTGCCTGGCGCGCCCACCGACCCGGGCCAGTTCATCGACGTCCGCGATCTCGCGGCGTTCATGCTGACGCTCGTCGAATCGGGCGCGTCGGGCATCTTCAACGCCATCGGGCCGGGTGCACCGATGACGATGGAGCGCTTCCTGCGGGAGGCGTGCGCCGCGCTCGACGTGTCACCCCACCTGACGTGGTTCGGCGACGAGGCGGTGCTCGCCGCCCGGGGCATCGACGGCGTCGTGCCGTGGATCCTCGCGCGCGGCAAGGACCTCGGGCACACGACCGTCGCGACCACGCGCGCGTTCGACGCGGGCCTTCGCCACCGCCCGATCGGCGACACCGTCCGCGACACGCTCGCCTGGTTCAGGGGCCTGCCGGCCGAGCGCCAGGCGAACGCGAAGTGGGCGATCCCGCGTGACGTCGAGCGCGAACTGCTCGCAAGGCGGTAA
- a CDS encoding alkaline phosphatase family protein has protein sequence MRAVLALLLAATLSAWAAPSSPRRHLVVVVDGLRPDYVTPELMPHLVALGARGVVFTRHHAVYPSVTRVNASSFSTGAYPEGHGLLGNSVFFPRVDSARFLDTADRDALLRIEAAEGRLLTAPTLGEVLQGVGKRMLVVGSGSAGAAWLNNHTVAGGAMLHAEFVVPASLRPAVEALGPLPGKAAPAHERDRYAVDAFLKVGVPRVDPTVTVLWLGALDATAHAKGVGTAETREVLRHVDAQIARLQEGLAAAGLLDAYDIWVTSDHGFSTHTGGPDIAALLRPFAGTLPDGSPRVVHSGGAIHVRDADPVVIAGIVAALQRTPGVGAIFTKSPKAGALDGHVAGTLSFEAIRWQHDRSAQILFSPDWTDEPNAAGMRGTVAAGGTAGHGSASPWDIHNTLIAAGPDIRKGARIDLPSANVDLAPTMLRLLGLSAPSTMQGRVLAEGLAGQPMPAGDAARSHEHTARTPSGDYAVTAQFSSVRVGGREYRYFDGARVTRR, from the coding sequence GTGCGCGCCGTCCTTGCCCTGTTGCTCGCGGCCACGCTCAGCGCGTGGGCCGCGCCGTCATCACCCCGCCGCCACCTCGTGGTGGTCGTCGATGGCCTCAGGCCCGACTACGTGACGCCGGAGCTGATGCCGCACCTGGTCGCGCTCGGGGCGCGCGGCGTGGTGTTCACGCGGCACCACGCCGTGTACCCGAGCGTCACCCGTGTCAACGCCTCGTCCTTCTCGACGGGTGCGTACCCGGAAGGCCACGGGCTGCTCGGCAACAGCGTCTTCTTCCCGCGCGTCGATTCGGCGCGATTCCTCGACACGGCCGATCGCGACGCCCTGCTGCGCATCGAGGCGGCGGAGGGGCGCCTGCTCACCGCGCCGACGCTTGGCGAGGTACTGCAGGGGGTCGGCAAGCGGATGCTGGTGGTCGGCTCGGGATCGGCAGGCGCGGCCTGGTTGAACAACCACACCGTGGCTGGCGGCGCCATGCTGCACGCCGAGTTCGTCGTCCCCGCATCGCTGCGTCCCGCCGTCGAGGCCCTGGGGCCGCTGCCGGGCAAGGCGGCGCCGGCGCACGAGCGTGACCGCTACGCCGTCGATGCGTTCCTGAAGGTCGGCGTGCCGCGCGTCGACCCGACGGTCACCGTGCTGTGGCTGGGCGCGCTCGACGCGACCGCCCACGCGAAAGGCGTCGGGACGGCGGAGACGCGCGAGGTGCTGCGGCACGTGGACGCGCAGATCGCGCGCCTGCAGGAGGGCCTGGCCGCGGCCGGCCTGCTCGACGCCTACGACATCTGGGTGACCTCCGACCACGGCTTCTCCACGCACACCGGCGGGCCCGACATCGCGGCGCTGCTGCGTCCGTTCGCCGGCACGCTGCCCGACGGCTCGCCACGCGTGGTGCACTCCGGCGGCGCCATCCACGTGCGCGACGCCGACCCTGTCGTCATCGCCGGCATCGTCGCGGCGCTGCAGCGCACGCCCGGCGTGGGCGCAATCTTCACGAAGTCGCCGAAGGCCGGCGCGCTCGACGGCCATGTTGCGGGCACGCTCTCGTTCGAGGCGATCCGCTGGCAGCACGACAGATCTGCCCAGATCCTGTTCTCGCCGGACTGGACCGACGAGCCGAACGCCGCAGGCATGCGTGGGACGGTCGCGGCTGGCGGCACTGCCGGGCACGGCAGCGCCAGTCCCTGGGACATCCACAACACCCTGATCGCTGCCGGTCCCGACATCAGGAAGGGCGCGCGGATCGACCTGCCGAGCGCCAACGTCGACCTCGCGCCGACGATGCTGCGGCTCCTGGGACTGTCGGCGCCCTCGACGATGCAGGGACGCGTGCTGGCCGAGGGACTCGCAGGCCAGCCGATGCCGGCCGGCGATGCGGCGCGCTCGCACGAACACACCGCGCGCACGCCCTCGGGGGACTATGCGGTCACCGCGCAGTTCTCCAGCGTGCGCGTCGGCGGGCGGGAGTATCGCTACTTCGACGGCGCGCGCGTCACTCGTCGCTGA
- a CDS encoding GDSL-type esterase/lipase family protein, whose translation MPRRAALAGAAGLLVAGLLASAPPAIAQAPTPTLVPRAAGHVDVVPPAAPLVVRYTLDGSDPTHDAGAWLGPVQVPAGYVLKARLFKPGGSPVGEIVTHEVPLPAGATRTPSTLVPVTQNRDWRTYDWVDRHAAAAALMRERRPEIVLIGDSITHFWAGDPFDQRRAGADSWERLFAGRSVVNLGYGWDRTENVLWRLANGEFEGATPQVAVVMIGTNNVGRNTPDEIATGVERICATVHEASPSTRILLLAIFPRGEKPNPARDAVAEINARLAKLEGRHGITYLDIGQVFLSPDGTIAKDVMGDFLHPTARGYRLWADAMAPTLERLLGAQR comes from the coding sequence ATGCCTCGCCGCGCCGCCCTTGCGGGGGCTGCCGGCCTCCTCGTCGCGGGCCTGCTCGCCTCCGCCCCGCCCGCGATCGCGCAGGCGCCGACGCCCACCCTCGTGCCGCGCGCGGCCGGCCACGTCGACGTCGTGCCGCCGGCGGCACCGCTCGTCGTGCGCTACACCCTCGACGGGTCCGACCCCACCCACGACGCGGGCGCCTGGCTCGGGCCGGTGCAGGTGCCCGCCGGGTACGTGCTGAAGGCGCGCCTGTTCAAGCCGGGCGGGTCGCCCGTCGGCGAGATCGTGACGCACGAGGTGCCGCTGCCCGCGGGCGCGACGCGCACGCCGTCCACGCTCGTGCCGGTGACCCAGAACCGCGACTGGCGCACTTACGACTGGGTGGATCGCCACGCGGCGGCCGCCGCGCTCATGAGGGAGCGTCGACCCGAGATCGTGCTGATCGGCGACTCGATCACGCACTTCTGGGCCGGCGATCCGTTCGATCAGCGCCGCGCCGGCGCCGACTCCTGGGAGCGCCTGTTCGCCGGCCGGTCCGTCGTGAACCTCGGCTATGGCTGGGACCGCACCGAGAACGTGCTGTGGCGGTTGGCCAACGGCGAGTTCGAGGGGGCGACGCCGCAGGTGGCGGTCGTGATGATCGGCACCAACAACGTCGGGCGCAACACGCCTGACGAGATCGCGACCGGCGTCGAGCGGATCTGCGCCACGGTTCACGAGGCGTCGCCGTCGACGCGCATCCTGCTGCTCGCGATCTTCCCGCGCGGAGAGAAGCCCAATCCGGCGCGCGACGCAGTGGCCGAGATCAACGCGCGCCTCGCGAAGCTCGAAGGCCGTCACGGCATCACCTACCTCGACATCGGGCAGGTGTTCCTGAGCCCCGATGGCACGATTGCCAAGGACGTGATGGGCGACTTCCTGCACCCCACGGCGAGGGGCTACCGGTTGTGGGCCGACGCGATGGCGCCGACGCTGGAGCGCCTGCTCGGCGCGCAGAGGTAA
- a CDS encoding HypC/HybG/HupF family hydrogenase formation chaperone, with amino-acid sequence MCLAVPGRLLDIEGDDPLLRSGRVDFSGIVKQVNLAYVPEAVVGDYVMVHVGFAIAKVDEDEATRVLAYLSEMGDLADLDEADAPRTTS; translated from the coding sequence ATGTGTCTCGCCGTTCCCGGCCGCCTGCTCGACATCGAGGGCGATGACCCGCTCCTGCGATCGGGCCGCGTCGACTTCTCCGGCATCGTCAAGCAGGTCAACCTGGCGTACGTGCCCGAGGCCGTCGTCGGCGACTACGTGATGGTGCACGTCGGGTTCGCCATCGCGAAGGTGGACGAGGACGAGGCGACGCGGGTCCTGGCCTACCTCTCCGAGATGGGAGACCTCGCCGATCTCGACGAGGCCGACGCCCCGCGCACGACCTCCTGA
- a CDS encoding hydrogenase maturation protease: MSQRLVLGIGNLLMGDEGVGVHAIETLAAEAWPADVALLDGGTGGFHLLEVLHTHGEIVMIDATMDGQEPGTVTVLRPTYASDFPRSLSAHDIGLRDMVEATQLTRALPTITLITVSIASVQPMELALSPAVAAALPDVRRQVRAALSPQGALTGAPAA, encoded by the coding sequence GTGAGCCAGCGACTCGTGCTCGGCATCGGCAACCTGCTGATGGGCGACGAAGGCGTCGGCGTCCACGCGATCGAGACGCTCGCCGCCGAGGCCTGGCCTGCGGACGTCGCGCTGCTCGACGGCGGCACCGGCGGCTTCCACCTGCTCGAGGTGCTGCACACCCACGGCGAGATCGTGATGATCGACGCGACGATGGACGGGCAGGAGCCGGGGACGGTGACCGTGCTCCGTCCGACGTACGCGTCGGACTTCCCGCGGTCCCTCTCGGCGCACGACATCGGGCTGCGCGACATGGTGGAGGCCACGCAGCTCACGCGGGCGCTGCCGACGATTACACTGATCACGGTGTCCATCGCGTCCGTGCAGCCCATGGAGCTCGCCTTGTCGCCCGCAGTGGCCGCGGCCCTGCCCGACGTGCGGCGCCAGGTGCGCGCGGCGCTGTCGCCGCAGGGGGCGCTCACCGGCGCGCCCGCGGCCTGA